AGTTTGGCTTCAAGCCATCAAGCAGGGCTTCCAAAAATACCTTTGGGAGAAGGGACAAAAGGCTCCCacaagcacagcacacacatgcATCCTTTGTGGTAGCtcacctgctcctgcagagctgggaaaggtttgcagaggagctgcttatAACCAACTTTTAACCCAAGGATGTGAAGCTCTCCCTGTGATTTATAGCATTCAGCCCCCAGAtgccttcctgcctttcctACAGGCTAatcaaagcaagaaagcaaaaacaagaaagcaaaaaCAAGGATGCAGAATTTGGTTAAACTCAAAACCAGTTCAGGGAGTGATGAGCTGAAGAGGGGATGGTCCTGGGAAGACATCCATCCCTCCAGACAcccatgctgtgctgctgctcccagactCTCTGGTTTCAAGGAGACAGGGGAGGTAAAACAGTTGCAAACTGTATTAGCTTTTTTTTATGGCTCTGTTGACTTTTCCAACCCccgtgctggctgcctgcctcGGTGGCCTGTTCTTTGAACCCACACAGAGTAAATAGGTGCAGGTCCTGGGGCTCTGCGGGCAGGAGGCCTGGCCCCAGGAGAAGCATTAAGTAGAGGCAGGGAAAGCCCTCCCAGCCATCCTGGAGAGATGTCTCTGGGAGAATCAGCTTGACCTGGAAAGTGGGGTAAAAATAGCttttaaaagagagagaaagaagtgaaACTCAGGAAGGCCTTAGAGGCAGCTGTCCCTGTGAATTTGGAAGGTCCCCCAGACTTGGAGGTAAACGGGCAAGTAGTGACTTCCTGAGGACAGCTGCAGAAGGAAGCCATCAGGGATGTCACAGCTGGAAAcccctgtggatgtggtgctgtgggacacggtttggtggtgacctggcagtgccggGTTCACAGATGgagctgatgatcttaaaggtctttttgaCCCTAAACGATCCTACGATTCTAACCTTCCCttgccccagcagggctgctggaggcGAAGGGGTTTAAGTGGAGCGCGGCAGATGAGGAGCATCCCGCCCAGCGCCTCAGAGGGGGCTGCCACGCAGCAGGGACTTGATTCGCAATGAATGAAACCTCTATGGCCAGAGGATTTCTCCTCTCCTCGTTCCCGCTCTCCCAGCAGAAACATTTACCATGCTAAGCGAAACGTTTAGCCACTGGGGACCGTGGGCTGCAGTATCTCAGCGTAAGCAGCTTTAGCACTCGCTTGGATCAGCACCTCGGGGCCGGGGGAAGTGTCTcaccccttcccctgcccagtTACCCACTGCTCCTCACTTCCTCGCCCATCTAACCCCCAGCGCTGCCCCTCGCCCCTTCGCCAAgttgcagagcaggagaagaaaagcagcGGCGGAGCTCATCTGACGCATGGGAGAGAGGGCTGGGAGAGAGGGCTGGcgagcagccagcagctaatAGCAGCATAAAAGAGGTTTGatgagaaaaataaattaacatGCTAATTGTCAGGCTGGAAagggtgctggggagcagacagagcgaaaagaaaaggaggaagacatTTCTAATTACACTTGATTTTAACAATAAAGGGcttgaggaggaaagaaagggttTGATGTAATTTGCTTCTTTTTGTCCCATTCTCTGCTACCCTCCCCAGCTCAGAACCTCTAGCCGGAGGCTCAGGCACTCACGGGGATTTATCAGCCGATCTCTTCCCATTGAGCATCGTGTCCCTGGCAGACGCACCGCGGGCTGCGGAGCTGGTCGGCAGCAGCGCGCAGTTCTCCGCTTCCCACGGTACCCAGTGACGCTGCGCTGGAGCTGCTGTCGGAGGGGAGGAAAGTCATGTTTGAGAGAATCCTGCACAGTCCCACCTCACGGCTCAGCTGAGCccggggcagaggggaggtgtccAAAGATCTGAGCACTCTCCCACTCCTAGGGAGGCTTTTCTTTTGTTCGGTGTTTCTTCTTTAACCACCAAAGGGACTTGGCCAATTCTGATTGatctttttaatttccttttatcCCCTCCGAGCAATCCAAAGGAGTGCCTGGGAACGCGAGCAGAAAGCTCAGCCTCTTAACACTAGCTTCGGAGGCTGCTGCTAACTAGGATTAAGAAAGTCAACTGATGCTTCAGAGCCTCAGGATTTCAACAGCACGGAGCCTGCCGAGGAAGAGCCCCGCATCGACAAACCCAGTTGGATCTGGAAGCAGCAGCCGCCTCTCCCCGCGGATGCCATTTAACCCTGGATTTGTGTGCATCCTGCTCCCGAAAGCCGGCTGGAAGCCCATCGTGCCTTCCCTTCAGGGCcagtgagctctgccagccagagccctctctcctctcccccagctccGGAGCCGGGGCAGGCAGAACCTTTATCCATGCGGGTGGAACAGGGCTCCCAGCCGACTCCCGGAGCTCCCAGCCCGTGCCGGCTGAGCAGCAGATGATCCAGAGCATCGCCCCAAAGgaggtgtgctgggggaagcagggCCAGGAGATAAGGTACCCGTTTCATTTTTGCTTACTCTTTATGGATGAACGTTGTGAATAGCAGCCGAGAAGAGAGCAAAGAAAGTCAGTGAGCCGCGGGAGGGAATTCATTTGCTCGTAGACAACATGCGGCTGGTTTCCAGCCTCTTACAAGCAGAAACATTACTTCTTTCCCATGCCAGACACTGACTGCATTTCGCTCCTGCTTGGCTTGCCCCGTGGAGGATATTTAAGCAAGACCATGTACAGTGAACTGCTAAATTCAACCAGTGCCACTGAAGCTCACCTGATCATTCAGACCAACACGCCCTACCTGAGCGGCACTCCGAGACCCGTGAGCTCCTCTGCTTTTTACATGTCCACGGCCAGGGTGCTAAAAGAAGGGGAGATAAATAAGCCAGACCTGGTGACTTACATCatcatgtttttctttctgctcctgACCGTGACACTCATTGTGCTCTTCATCAACTGCCAGCTGAAGAACTCTTTTTTCGCCACTCTCCCCTACGACAGATCGCTCCGAGAGGCCAGGAGCCCGTGGAGGACACAAGCGGTCTGACCCTGGAGGGAAActatggccagcagcagccggcACCAGAAACCTCCTGTGCAATAAAGTGTCGCTGCTGTGGGTCACTGAGCGGATGGGACCCTCTTTAGGCTGCGTGGCAGGAAGAGACTGCTGGAAAGAATCTGCTGTGTGCAAAGGGGAATGGCTGTAAAGAaaaagctctgctctgaagcaAAGGGAGGATGGATTGGCAAACTCACGCAGCTCGGCAAAAACCCTGCCCCGTGGTTGCACATGAAGCTCTCCATGTATGCAAATGTCATCATCCACCTATTCAGTGTCCATACAAGGGTATTTGCATTAACAACAGGCTCTGATTTGGGCAGCTGGTGGAGCCTGGTGCCCACGTTTAGGAAACCAGAACATCAAATGTGAAGAAAAACCCCAGGGTGTTAACCTCGCAGCTCCACGCTGAGGGGATGAGTTTACTTTCCAGACCCATTTCTCTCAACTGCTGCTGGAACTGCGTGGTTATGCAGTGGGAGTCCTGCCAGgcaagaggagaaaaggaagggggaggagggggggggggggggggggaacataATAATGCTTCTTTAGCCTTTTCATTGTCATTCTAAGGGTGGCTTTGCTGTTTTACTGCATGGTCGAGCAGGTTTCGAGTTACCAGAGCTGTGAAATACTAAATACTGTTGGAATTTGTTTTCAACTTTCTTAAGCTACAAAGGAAAATTTATTTGCCACAGCATGAAACCAAAATAATCAggatggggagaaggaaggagagaaaataaatcTCATTAGCAGCATGCAAACTAACAAAAGGGGAGAGCACAGTGCTCCGAGCTCAGGACACAAAGGAGGGAACTTCAGAAAGGCAGAAATCACAGATCTAGAGGAAGAGTTGCTTTCAGGCACAGTGTTCTCACTCTTTGCTCCTTCTGTACACCTGGCACAACCAGAAGCATGCTCACCGCTCTGGCAACAGCTTGGTTCACCAGCAAAGCCATCACTTGAGATTATTATCTGTCCAGTTTTGCTCTCAAAGCTTCTGCTTAGCCTTGctagctgccctgctgctgtgcagatgCTGCTTTCTAACAAACTCACAGGCCAGTTCCAGTGCTCAAACCCATGAGCAGTATgctctgggaaacctgatcCAGggtgaggatgctcctgctgactgcagagggggttggactgcatgacctttggaggtgtcttccaacccagacccttCTGTGCTTCCCACAGACAGTGGgcaaagggcttttttttttttccccccctgtcaTTTTGACCCTAACAGCTCAACACAGAACTGAACTGCAGCTACCCAGAGAGTCCTAAACCCTCTTTTTGCTCCCACTTTTGCTGTCAGCAGACAGGGGATGGTAGATGTGTCAGACGCTGTGGCCATGAACCCATCCttactgagcagagctgctgtgtgtatGAATGTACAGACCTCATTTAACCCAAATGAGAAGACCTTGCAGTgcaatcacacacacaaaatgtgTCTAGAGAGGAGCCTGTTTGCAAGCTGGGGGcttcatttcattttttaatACCCCATCTCCATGCCATTGTCTCATTATGTTTTATTATGCTCAAGTTAAACTACAACAGGCTTAAACATTCTCTTCCCTAAGAGGTGGCCAATTTTTTATCTCCTCTGGACCAAATTTCAAATGGTGTAATTCCAGCTAATTACTTTCATGTAGAGGGAATAAATTCCAGTGTGTTTATCTCAGCCCTTTTGGAATAAACCAAGTTTTATCAAATCAGACATTTCTTACTCCTTTTTGAAGTCACAACAGCTTCTTTCCAGCTCTCAGTCACAATGAGTTCGGGCTAACAACTTCTGCTGATCAAAGCCACGTTGCCTTGCACCCTGCTGTACTTGAAATGCTCAAGAACACGCCCAGAATAATCCTCTCTTCCTCCACAGCCTGAGAGTAGGGAGCAATGCCCCTGAAGAACCTCTCAAGCTCAGAGCACTGCCTGGGTGACCAGCAAAGCTTTCATGCATGCCCTGAGTTGCTCTCACCCAAAGCCAGAATCACTTCTGTTGAAGAAATGATTCTTTTCTCTTACTGACATTTTAACTGATGTATGAACCACAGCTACAGAGACCACCTGATAGGTTCTCTTTCATCAGGCTCAGAATTTAAGCTGACCACAAAATCCACTTCtcaagcacaggcaggcagagagggactgaCGAGCACTGATTCCCTTGGCACTGCTTCATTTCGGTGCATCACacgcagagagctccaaacctACCCATGAGTCCAGCCTCTcccctcctgccagccacactcctgcctCTTGCTGTGCCTTCAGGGCCAACCCCAGTCTCACAGTGCCTTTTAAAACAGCCTCCCACCTCTCACATCAGCTTCCTGCCCAAGGGCTGCTCTTcaaggcaggctggagagcaatACACTGTAAGATGAGCAATGAGGGGAAGCACCAGAGACGTGGGTCACCGTGAGGTGAGAAGCAGCGTGGCTCAGCTCAGAGCTTTTCATTGTGTTCTTTGCTTTCAAACGATGAGTAGCTCCTgtaaggctctggagagcatctgTGTGCTTCAGATCCACagctcagggctctgctcaAGCAGGATCTGAGTGCTAAATAAGGCATTCCCCCTCCTGCATTTCCCCTGCcttcacagaaagagcagacaaatcatggaatggtttaggttggaagggaccccaaagctcagccagttccaaccccctgccataggcagggacacctcccaccagaacaggttgctcaaggcctcatccaacctggccttgaacacctctaggaaggttgtggagcacagaatcacacaatatgatcaaagatcacactgggtgattctgtgctccacaacctctct
The window above is part of the Pogoniulus pusillus isolate bPogPus1 chromosome 22, bPogPus1.pri, whole genome shotgun sequence genome. Proteins encoded here:
- the SMIM32 gene encoding small integral membrane protein 32; this encodes MPDTDCISLLLGLPRGGYLSKTMYSELLNSTSATEAHLIIQTNTPYLSGTPRPVSSSAFYMSTARVLKEGEINKPDLVTYIIMFFFLLLTVTLIVLFINCQLKNSFFATLPYDRSLREARSPWRTQAV